CGTACCTCTTTCTTGACGTATACATGCGTTTCGCGTATATggcgaataaatatttcgaagattAGATAAAGCATACCTTAGAACATAGATAACCTCATTGTCTACTGGCGTAGAATACACAGATgaatactaaaataatatataaaatgcacTATTTAAGCTCTATGCAAAGaacatattgtaataccgAGCCCTATACGATGCTTTGTTGTAGATTCCATCCATTTTTGAATATGACACAGTACGCgtaaaaaaagatatcgttTAAATCGCAATGCAGACAGATAAGAGTTAATCATTAAATAGTTAATTGTTtctaatgtataatattacaagtAATCTAGCATCGgctaaatttaaatgaaaacgaagaaaaccgAATGCCGGCTTTCAGATAAAATCCTGAAGGCAGGCGATTCTTAGCTAATAATATCAAGATGTCAAGGCATGAGATGTGATTGTAAGGTAGATGTGTATAGAGACATTAACTCCACCCATTTGTGAAACGACTACaaagtaaaagtaataaaaatagaaaggtTCGGTGAGTAGTAAAGTCATAATTGCGGAGTACCTATGTAAACGACTTCCATCTTGCTTGAGACTCTGCAGAGACGCAGCCACGGAATCGGCGACGTAACAATATCCAAGGGCAAGTTAGTGGAAAGCACAGAATATCACATCGGTTACAGTCGCCACGCCAAGTGGGCTGTCACAAATTGCACAATTTAGACGCAAACACTAGGGAACAATAACGATTGTCAACGACAAAATGAATCGATCTGAACTTCGAGCCGATCTCGACGATGAGGTTAGAATCGCGCGCGCACAACGCGCGACAACGGCGATCCGTATACGACACTTGTTGATTCCACACTGTCAAGAAGACCACTGCACCCGTATGCGAGCAAACACGTCGTCACTTACACACATGGACCTTtagctttctttctctttttctcccgtGCTCTCGTTCTCTATCTCCCTCacattctctttttctatctctttctcttgtttaCCTTGTTCTCACCGACAATAGCGTTTCTTTTAAGCCTTCAAAATCTTTAACGCGATTATAACTTATACGTGAAACCACAGTATTGTTGGTTATTCGCGCCTAATGCGAATATCGAGGAAACagcgagagaaacagagaaaacaGTATTCGGTGACGATAAGATGAAAAAGACACGGATAAACGATAGCTGATTCGCGAAccgaaaatataaaaggaaaagaactgCCAAACGTTCTTACTTTCATACGAGCGTCAATAGATCGCCCAACGAACCACACACCGGCTGAGTCTCAAGCAAACTGGCAACCTCGGAGTTCGGGACAAGTAAGGCCCAACTTCCCCCACCTGTACCCGCCCTCTAGCGATGTACACTTTCATTCTATCTCgctttttcttataaattgaagatcgttctttcctttattctcGGATGAGTTCTCCCTTTCCCTAACATATCGTAGGACTTTATTGATGTTCACGGAAAACAACGAAAGGAGTGTTAAAATTTGAGCCCAGCTAgttacgaattaaaattattcgataatcgACTAAGTCAAAATTacgaatgtaaaaattaattccataaTCGTACTTATGACGCTATACTGGTTAAGTCTATAAATTTTACAGTCGCatgacatttatataatttataggaaatttacgGGAAGCGACAAATAGTTTATCAAAGGAACTTGCGCAttagatacaaataaaatatctcgaaGGGTTAAACATAGATTGAAACAGATATAGAAAAACTACTATCTACGAGCAGTGAAACAGGCCCTCGGGCTCTTCCTTGTGGACCGTAAGGCCCAATGTATCACAGGTAAACAGGATCTCAGAAATCGAAAGAAGTAGTCTGTCTCGAATGAAACAGGTAGGAAGAGGTGGATCGTATAGCTccataatatgaatttttaattctatctATTGTCATACCGAGATCGATATTTCCTACAAGATCAAAAATAGTCTAATAAGAGCGGGTAAAAATagtctaataatttttatataatttaaatattttaataataattttaatattgaatatccaatttatatatatatatatatatatatatatatatatatatatatatatcaacaTAAGTTCAATTGTATACTCGATAATTCGTCGTTTGAAAAACCGTATTGAATGAAGACGAAACAAGATTAATGCAATTCTGAGAAATGCGTCTATATCTTTGCATTAGAGACCTCCCACAGCGTCGCGTCTCCAATTCTTCAACTAATCCAATCAATTCCAGCCATAGGTATATTATCGTTTAACGAATTGATATTCGTCCGACTATATCCGTCGTGATTGTTTTAACAATTGTAAAAACAAACcaattatgcaattttatcgtttgacATACTTACAAATATCATCATCCATACTTGTTTCCGGTTATATATGCATTTAAAATCACTAACTTCACGAATATTTCGTTGAATAGAATGCAATTTATCGCATGCTCACAATTGCTGAATACTTTGTACATTACACATTGTAGCACATTAAACAAATCACACTTTCTTTTGTAATATTGAACACTGTACAcgctattatttataacatcgAAATAATCAACTATTTTGTACTGATTACACAGTAAGATTCACTTTTTTATGCAACATCTTTCCCAAATATTAGACAACATTAGACACTCGACATTTACGATCGGACTTGTCAATGACTGCTAAAATAacactttattataattttattaaacatattttcaaagCTTTTTTGAAAGTTTCATATTCGATTAACGATGAACacagattttaaataatttttcaaaaacgGATTTTCCATGCGCACACATAATTAAATCTGGTTAGATGAGATTTTAGTGGATAGTACGGTACCATGAGGTGATCACACATGGATTTAGTTAACAAAGAACCTCATTCGGTGCAGTCTGTCGCGATACTGTAAGCCACTGTAAGGTGTTGAGAAGCTTGCTTCGTAGGCGATCTTCTTTCTGGAAGTCAGCGCCGACgcatcaaatattaaatttgttcgatCATCGAAAACTATTCCGGTGTCGTTAATTTGTCGCTTTCAGTGTCAATGAAACTGACACCAAAAATTCACTATAAACTGTCCATTGATGAACGTCCATGACTATGTTCGACTTAGAAAAACTATAAAACCACTATAGAACTTCATTTTAAGAATAAGTTTcagaatgttttaaatttccaaatacgaggaaaatattttgaaaaatataaacgacgttcaattaaaatattccgtgTCAAGGTTCATATACATCTGTTGCTGTTCCTACGCGAAATGTACTTACCAGAAATGTAGCATGTGTTCCAAAAATATCGTCACGTTCATATTATAAGCAGGAAAAATGGAGGGAatgatatttatcaatattgGAAGTAGTACACaaaagtaatatatgtattaatcgctagaataaaattgataataaatgtatCTTGAGAAATATGTAGGCGATTAgaagaaaatcgaataaaCGAATGAAACCTTTGAGtggtttgaaaaattattaggaaATATGTAGAGATTTAAAAGTGCTattcaagaaattttcgaaaataatattattaaaatttcacagaGTGATAAAGCACATCATCGATAATATTCAGCTACTTTGCATGTCCTTTAATCATTAGAAAAGATTTGATATAATTGCGCACGAAGATTTATAGTATAGGTAGTAAAGATTATTGTTGTCTATGAAATCAGagatattctatatatttatacttttattttcacttataatataatataatataataaaaagattaatctgatttatattcaaaaaaaACTTCTCATATTTAATCATAGTTTAAGATTCATAATACATGGAAATGACAGTGTATAGACAACAACGacttttttgtatattttcttatgtattattttctttcttctgtatATTACCATTTTTTGCATTACGGAACAAAGTAAAACGTGGTGTGAAACGTGATCGCGTTGATCacttctatttataattacataagtGACACAGAGTGCTAGTAACGAATGCGTTTTcctaataaatgaataaaatgaatagTGTGTTACACTGATACTATTAAAGTTAATAAGTAAAGCGAcaaactatattattttattatatatagtaccaatttatactatttttcagtcagaataaaaaaattgtccCTTTcactataattataaaactatgAAATCCTTTTGCATTGAGAGAaactaacaatttttttaaacacatgtttcgagtaatttttaaattacctttAATACTGGAAATTTGCTCCTCGACGCCCTCACCTTGCCATGGATCTCCCTCGACTTGAATAATCCAACGAATTTTTCTTGATTGCatctgaaaaaattgtatgatttctatttataagaAGGAAAACTCTGACAATCAAAACTCAAACATTACTTGTATAACATCGAACTGCACCAGATCAGTAGTTCACGCTAGTTTTAAAGTCGATATATCGGTATCGgtatatgattattttttacgGATAGAGTGTTTACAGATAATGCGACTTGAATGAGTTTCCTCAAACATAATATTAACCTTAACTAAATATGCTTTTATGTAACATATCTTTTCAATGTATATAttgacttttttaaattatgttgatacattttctaaaaattgattcttttaatttattactgcctaaaaaaatacaaattattaaatatgttattattatattattaaatatataatataaaataaataataaaatttattttataagaattacattattatacataaaaatatacataagaaattgaaagagagaaatgttATTAATCCTCACAGTTCGTAACAAATTGATATAGTTATCattagtataaaattaatatgatatGCGCTTGCCCGTGATTAGATGTCAACGATTAGATACGTAGCAATCGTGAATGGtattgaaatacaaattaatgttCCACATGAATAAATCTATGAACACGCAAACAATGTATAAGTTACCTTAAATATCGTCGAggaacataaaaaaaatatttattaacacgaTATTCATCGGACGACGTCTGAATACGCTGTTGCAGGCAATACTCGTTTCACACTGACAATGATTTGTCTGTCAACGGAAGTGACACTCTGTATTGTGACTATCTGGCGGTTCGTTGCATCGACCATGCGTGCTTGAATGTCGACTTTGCTAAGAAGAATTGTCAGAACTTCTACACCCACGGGTCTGTTAGTTATATGTGTGGACGATCAGAACTTTCGTTCACGAGATATTCTGACACAAGCACGAATCACTCTTAAATTCTCCTCTGTTATTAAGTGAAGCACACCATTCACTACCAATCCCTTTAACATGCATAATCTACTAGCATTatgaatacaatttaaaattgatcgaaGGTAATATTGAGCAAtgcttcttttattatttaacttaacaaattttatatcaatatttttcgtatctctaaataagaggaaagaaatataattatcatttatgaaaatctgaaataattattaacatttaactGCCTTATTATGTAAAAGGATATTATCTCGACGATTTATAAAACATGACCATTTAATCATTAAAGTTTACAGATATTAAATGGGCAAAGTATATGTTTAGATTTAGAATCaagctttttatattcaaaaaaatatcatattttttatgtaattttataaatcaaaatgttttaacTTCACTCTGCTTTTCaactaaaaattttgaaatttaaagttAGATAGATCGATCTGCGTGGTCGATCAAGTTATCCTGAAACGACGCATGCGTCGAAAATGGCTGCAATAGACGATTAAGCACGAGGTGGAAGTAAAGGTTGACGATAAACGCAACACGAAATCTTTGTGAActcaaagaaaaaataaaaattagaacgtaaaaatgtatttgatGTATTATCTAAATGAGAATGGAGATCGAGTGTATACATTGAAGgtaataaatgtaatgtaTTTTGTTGTAGATTACATTacgtttgtttgtttattgttTGTACAAAAAATGCATTATTTTTCCTTGTTAAGTCTATTTTGTGTTTACATAGTCTAGTTTCTTACACAGACATATGGAAGCATTAATTTCTTACtctgtaatatattttgtatttatatattttgtatttatattgtatttatatatatttataaccttattttttttttttttgttttatagaaaatggATCCAAATGGAAAACCGACACTATCGGCTCATCCAGGTATATAATAGATCTTATTTTGTATCTGTTgcaactaattaataaaaagaattatttcagctcgattttctcctgaagataaatattcaagagAAAGGATAACATTAAAACGAAGATTTGGCTTGTTACTCACACAACAACCACTACcaacatattaatatttttatgtctaTAATTATATGCGTATATATTGCGTAGTAATGGTATTGAATATAATAgcctaaaatatttatatgatatttcttACTGTTTGAATACGGAACTGAACCTTCGACGCCTACAACTTCCCCTTTTGGTAATCTAAATGTCTGCTATCCCCATTTGTGTTAAAACATTCATagcatttataattatacttggGTGCAAATTATGTATGAAATGCaattaatatcttatatataatgggttaattattcattttatttaataaaatttgtttttattcagAATCTAGTTCATCTtaacatgtacatataaaaaataaaagttttattgtaATCTATTGTACAGTGTCTAATTATTTTGAgtagaatacaattttatcaaataatgtTTCAACAAGATTACATAGAACtgactttaatattttaatcttaatactatgtcaaaaatattgtaaaattttatgaaaccctttgtattatagaaaaaattaaaacctGAATTGCATATAATAAAACTTGTAGACTCAAAACTAGTACCAACATTCTATGACACTTGTAATTTTCACTACGTACATTGTACTAAACTTAAAATGCAGAATAACAATATGTATACTATTTAACATAtccaaatatatttgtatacacatattcaaatatatatatgcacatcttttattcgttttttgtCATTTCAAAATGACATTTAACATTTtgcgttaaaaataatttcttttaattgtttagATTGCAAATACATTgagaaatatgtttaataattcattcataatatttcattacctatctattaattaataaataatgtggAAATAAACACttatccattatatttttctaaaatacattttatattatactgaaaaatattattttatttcgaaaatgtcaaattttgacattttctaaatatcatATTGAGTgagtattataataattatcttatttacagaattaatgatcttattaaatcaaaagataatttcctaattatgatggcaatataattataccttttgtaatattcatattttgaataatgaaGCTAAgaagtaaatgtaatataaataatattattaataatattatcaattataagatatattattataagatatatatatatatatatatatatatcttgttctttgtatatacttacatatacttacatttttcacaaatatttattacagaacACATCTTTATCCTTAAGATGTTACTTATTTCctgtgatatttttatattgtttatattatacaaactgTATAATTTCAAGTGCTTATTCAATGTTACGAGTATATTCTTGATAAACTTTTGTACAAATTCTACAGAATTGTATTTAACGAAAGAACTGAATATTCAATCACTCTAGAACTAATATAACACAATTTGTAAGAGCTCcaaaatcgaatgaaattatcaCGAATCTTTTATTGTAAATCTAGCATATAGAACatacgtaaaaaattaaatatttagaaaataggAAACAGTTTAaggtatataattatactattatagGTACATGATGGAAAAACTGTAAGTATGTTacattaaaatagaaataacaaaCTTTTACAACTTATTTCTCTCGAATTAAATCGAACAGAAAAATGTGTTGATTGAATTTTACACGTGGACTATACAACAATATCGAAAAATGAACATTGTTCAATAAGTTCACTAGAATGTAAATCACATTACTGCACAAAAgaaaacattatattgtagCAGTATTTCTCAACTATGAAACCTCTGAGTTTTACCTACTGCTTAAATATTGtcatattatttctttgcttttatAATGGCAAAACTTAAACTTATAATTgcttgttattaataaaaataaacaatgatgcaaattgaaatttgttttttgaacaaatattgtataaacatGTAACTtcgaacaatatatataaattttatttgtccaAAATTCAAATCtcaatctaaaaatataaaaatataaacaaattaatataatgatgattgataaattaataatagtaatattatatatatataatataaatatatattataatatatattatataaatattataaatatatattataacatatatatatatattataatatatattatatatatattatatactctGTATCATAGAAATATACCAAACAACGTAGAAATTGTCTTGATCAATGTGCAtacaatttgcattttatatataccataggtgtattatatatttttaatatcaatatctGCATTCAATTTGCTTCTGATGGTGCTGCTGGTAGAACATGAACTTGTTGTGCTTTACTAGCATTGTAAACTTGGCCTGGACTAAATGGTTCTAGTCTTGAACTAGAAGCTATTTCACTTTTTCGAATCATatctttaaaaagttaataagtGTTAGTAATATGAAGTtgtgaaaatgtaaaacgaattatgcaaatgtatctttaatattttaagattttttaGTATTGGGATACCTACCACTTTTGGATTCTGGTGCTGGAATATATCGGGACAATCTAACAACGGGTAGGGGTAAATAACCACTAGTTAATGGCATCACGTCCAATGTGACACTTTGTTTCTCTAACACTTCCAAAGACACAATACCAGCAGTACGACCACATACAGCCCACATGGCTTGATCAGCAAGAACTTCATACATTAATTGTGGTGAAGGATTTGGATTTGGACTAGGTAACATACGTGTTACTGTGAGATAAAGATGGCACATGCTACCAGCACGACAAAATTCACCTCCATTTCCAGCTGCTTCAACTTTTGAAGACACTGTAAATAAAGTCtggaaaatgatattataaatagaaactcacctctttgaaatattttaaaaataaattttatattttacatttcattattattaaattattacataagtTACAACtcataattattaagaaaaatgagccaaagaaataattatattcttaccACATAATCTGTAATATCAAAATTGCATCTATAAAGACTGCATGctttttccattctttgtaaattatgaatttgtaGAGGATCctcattgatatttaaatcgtTCAGATCTTCAGTATCATTGATTGgtatatattttacacgaaaATCAGTCTTTATTGGCATCAAAGACTTTTCATCTTTACCAATTTCAAGTTCCCACATAAATGATACATTTATTCCATTACCTATTACTAATCTCTGACCAGCAATAGGATTTAAGCTTTTAAAGTTAATATCTATTGATGTTGCTGTTGTTAATTCTGGCTCAATTAGTTGTAGAAGTTGATTTGTTAATCCtgttacaattatttgaagaaatttcctctcttttGCAGTATGGAGTTTCATATTTGACATAAGTGGTGGACCAAAATGTAAAGGTATGCTTTCCTCCAAACCCCATGGACATTGGATATTCAGCTATAAAagtttacaatattaattttttttaaattacatatttctttatatatatatatataaatatataatatattatatatattatatattatatattataaatattatatatatataaatatataatatattatatatattatatattatatattataaatattatatatatataaatatataatgtatatatatatataatatttatatataatataattatatatatatatatatattatttcgatttttaaaatatatgaaaacatACTTTATGTTCCATTGATAAAGAATCTTTCTTTGGTGGTAATTCTGCTAGAACTTTAAACTTTAACCATATTGTTTGAAATGGTTCACAAAATGGCAGTGATATTTCTAGTTCTTTAGACATTGTTTCTTGTGAACCATCGACTTGTATTATCAATCCCCTAGACGTACGTAATttaagtttcatttcatttgttatttttatacttccgCTCATAATAACTAATTCTATGCCTTGAATAAGACCTGCCAATAAGTCTCTActatatttcatagaaattgtAGGTTGAGTCTTAGCTACTTCATAACATAACCGAGGATTTAAGATAGgtgataaaaattccaatttttcctCAATCACTAATGATATTTGACCAACTTTGTAAAAACCAGGCTGATCTATACGCCTAGTTAATGTAACCATGTTCATACCTGGTTTCACAATAAAATCATCACATGATAGCGCTTTACTAAAATCACCTTTTGCATTTACTGATGGTTTCCTATGTTTTGTACTATCAGAACGTCTTACAATAGGCTTAGTGTTTCTGTGTAAGACACTAGCCGATCCGAGgcttttatcttctttataaTCTAAATATGAATATACTTGTAATTGAAGCAAACTTGGATCAAATGGTCTCATATCTTCTAGAGTACATTTCGATAATAATGGAATTGATGGTTCAGGTGGTAACTTCGAacccttttttttattaggtAATAGAGGTTTTTGAACTTCTTCAACAGATATAGACGCTTTAGTACATTTTACTTCTCTAGGAAACAaactttgtatatatatttcgatattgacCACGCAGTCTTGCACTACTTTATCCATCACTTTAACTTCCATACTGAGTACTACAAAAGCACATCCGAGTTCTACAAGTAAGGGTTGTGGTGATGAGATCATTTTCATATACCCGAacatttcttcaaaataaGTATTACGAACagtaatatgtaatacatCCAAACTGGCAATAGCAGcacatatttttgtatatttttcaacatcATCCATTCTTTTGTAGCACTGTGCCAATTCAAGTTGAGTTTGTGCTGCTAAGTGCCTCCAGCCTTCATCAGTGTACGTTTTTAAGGCATCCGATAAAAATGCAACAGCTTTTTGATTCTCGCCAAGCTCGCTATAAAATTGTGCTAACTCTTTCCCGATTAATCTGGCTGATCGAATTCGGCCTACATGTTTATAAGTACCCATAGCTAATTCTGCATGTTCAAGATATTGTTTCTTGAATGCCTCTTTAGACGAAAGtgcttcttttaatttatcggTAGGTGTTAATTTCCCTTCTATCTGTGGTTCAGAATCTCCCATACCAGCTATTAGGTAAACAACTGTGTGTAGTTGTTCACTAGATGGCTCACTTCCAGGCATTAAGCCACataattttcctaaatttcccaactaaaataaattagaataaagATTTAactatcataatactataaataatattattacataatttctattaatatgtCTCGTAACTTACTTTATCCCTAGCAAGAGCCCATAAACTCGCGGTATGTAAGGAACAAAGGTCCAGTTGCTGATtgttatcaatattatatgaTGATAATTGACAAGCTTGAAGCACTTCTAACGCACAAAGAAAAGACCAACATTCAATGGATCCTTCAGGTCGCTGAACTTCTAATATACGTAATTCACTTAATGTATTATGAACAAATGATAAGCACCTTTGCGCAacctaaattaaaatatcgtcgtatgtttatattcataatgaaattaaatctaTGAATAAAATCAGTCTTAATATATACCAACCTCCCATAGTTTGTTAAGTGATAGTAACATGGCACATTGTCTACTGAATAAATAACTTCTAAGATCTAATAGTGATGCTTTACATTCAGCCAGAAGGTTCCTTAAATGATGATTTGTACCATTACTTAAATTAACGCCACCCCAGTTATTTAATGgggtttgaaataaatttaaccaAATTGGTGtatctacaaatttttaaataacagattaattttataatttgaaaaaatagataatagaaaaaaaaatgagaatatcATACCTCCTACATTAGAATTAAGCACAAACTGTGTAAAAAGAGCATCCAATTCATCATACTGTACTAATGCTTCATCATATAATCCTAACATTTGTAAAACAAATGCAAGTTCTTCCTGAAAAAgagaattaatatatatacaggatTAAAGCCCcaaaatagtaattaatttcaatcaacTAATAATCAGTTTACCTGCAGTAAGAAATAGTGACAGAAATTCCAGTTTGGgtgatttctattttctctttgttctcTAATAATATCTTCAAAATGAGATAGTCTTTTATCATATGCAGTAAGCATTAAATAACGTATACGGCTAACTAAACTTCTCCATGATTCAGCTGAGCGCATTTCTGATTTTATTGGATTTATTACAGCACAACAtctatataatacattaaacataagatataataaagaaatcacatgtaaaaatatatttatcaaatattcactgattaattattacttcACCTATCACCATGCTTAGCAGCAAAATCACTGCGAATTTTGTCTAAAACTGTTGTCCTAGGTAATAACTTGTTAGTTTTTTTTATGTCATAAGTTTCTACTATAACAATCATCCAATCCTGAATGTGATATTGTGTTAATGTTTTTAACCAGTTATCTATGTCTTCTCTAATACTTGTTTTATAAGTATCTACATCCTGTAATCTCAATATACATAATCAGAAAAGTATGGAACAAATATGTaagtataacaaattttactcatgagatatttaaataattataatattaatttacttacaGAACATTCAGTccaataaatatgaaatattggCTGCTTTATCAAATGCCAATCTTTCTCAGTTGGCAAAATATCCTTAGAAAATGGCAAAAATGTTGCTCCAAGTTTGACTTGTTTAATTGGTCTACTAAATGATCTACGCCATTCCACTGTATCAGCAGATATGGCTTGGAATAAACTGTTTTCcaatgtagaaaataatttgtcatCTCCTGCATCTATATTGGAGAAatcattaaaatacattaaagtaacacaaacaaaaataactcTTATATATGCTCTTTCTTAAATGtgttataattaaagtaaaaaatgagtaatatatttgataacaATTAaccagaaataaaatattgtacatgaaaaaaaattattataaaaagagaGTTAAcctatttaaaataacatatgTTCATCAATGACGAAtgctaattatttaaaaagtcttaattatagcttaaaaattattattataagctATACAGCTTTAAACATGTATATCATATCATGAAcgatcttaattaaaaaaagaaaaagaaatgttatatagATTGACAGTTCATCAAGAGCGCAAATAACAATACTTAACAATAGTGTCACCATACAGaggttaaatatattaatatttttgattaataaaCTTACATGTAACAATTGGCTTAATATCCATAAATGTATTTGATCTACATTCAGCACCCAAAGACGACCCCCCATTGCAATTCATTTCTAAAGATTGGCAGTTGCTTCGCGAACTTGCTTTTAATCATTACAACTTTACGTCACTTTTGCtactttatacaaaaattattttttagtttatcttgaaataaaatatttagcacTTCAATGTTCTCTCTATATT
The nucleotide sequence above comes from Bombus pyrosoma isolate SC7728 linkage group LG1, ASM1482585v1, whole genome shotgun sequence. Encoded proteins:
- the LOC122577673 gene encoding trafficking protein particle complex subunit 10 isoform X2 — its product is MNCNGGSSLGAECRSNTFMDIKPIVTYAGDDKLFSTLENSLFQAISADTVEWRRSFSRPIKQVKLGATFLPFSKDILPTEKDWHLIKQPIFHIYWTECSDVDTYKTSIREDIDNWLKTLTQYHIQDWMIVIVETYDIKKTNKLLPRTTVLDKIRSDFAAKHGDRCCAVINPIKSEMRSAESWRSLVSRIRYLMLTAYDKRLSHFEDIIREQRENRNHPNWNFCHYFLLQEELAFVLQMLGLYDEALVQYDELDALFTQFVLNSNVGDTPIWLNLFQTPLNNWGGVNLSNGTNHHLRNLLAECKASLLDLRSYLFSRQCAMLLSLNKLWEVAQRCLSFVHNTLSELRILEVQRPEGSIECWSFLCALEVLQACQLSSYNIDNNQQLDLCSLHTASLWALARDKLGNLGKLCGLMPGSEPSSEQLHTVVYLIAGMGDSEPQIEGKLTPTDKLKEALSSKEAFKKQYLEHAELAMGTYKHVGRIRSARLIGKELAQFYSELGENQKAVAFLSDALKTYTDEGWRHLAAQTQLELAQCYKRMDDVEKYTKICAAIASLDVLHITVRNTYFEEMFGYMKMISSPQPLLVELGCAFVVLSMEVKVMDKVVQDCVVNIEIYIQSLFPREVKCTKASISVEEVQKPLLPNKKKGSKLPPEPSIPLLSKCTLEDMRPFDPSLLQLQVYSYLDYKEDKSLGSASVLHRNTKPIVRRSDSTKHRKPSVNAKGDFSKALSCDDFIVKPGMNMVTLTRRIDQPGFYKVGQISLVIEEKLEFLSPILNPRLCYEVAKTQPTISMKYSRDLLAGLIQGIELVIMSGSIKITNEMKLKLRTSRGLIIQVDGSQETMSKELEISLPFCEPFQTIWLKFKVLAELPPKKDSLSMEHKLNIQCPWGLEESIPLHFGPPLMSNMKLHTAKERKFLQIIVTGLTNQLLQLIEPELTTATSIDINFKSLNPIAGQRLVIGNGINVSFMWELEIGKDEKSLMPIKTDFRVKYIPINDTEDLNDLNINEDPLQIHNLQRMEKACSLYRCNFDITDYVCLQKLKQLEMEVNFVVLVACAIFISQ